A part of Quatrionicoccus australiensis genomic DNA contains:
- a CDS encoding response regulator, with product MRILLVEDDPQLGDGLTVGLRQAGFAVDWLRDGNSADAALQTEIFDFVVLDLGLPKLSGMEVLSRARSRGLGVPILILTARDATGDKVSGLDAGADDYLVKPIDLDELTARIRALTRRSAGRAAPLLLHGELALDPAAHSVTLAGQPVELSSREFSLLQMLLESAGRVLTRSQLEQSMYGWRDEPDSNALEVHIHHLRKKLGSDLIRTLRGVGYTIPK from the coding sequence ATGCGCATATTGCTCGTTGAAGACGATCCCCAACTCGGCGACGGCCTGACCGTCGGCCTGCGCCAGGCCGGCTTTGCGGTCGACTGGCTGCGCGACGGCAATTCCGCCGATGCCGCATTGCAGACTGAAATTTTCGATTTCGTCGTGCTCGACCTAGGCCTGCCCAAGCTGTCCGGCATGGAAGTCCTGAGCCGCGCCCGCAGCCGCGGCCTGGGCGTGCCCATCCTCATCCTGACGGCGCGTGACGCGACCGGCGACAAGGTCTCCGGGCTCGACGCCGGCGCCGACGACTACCTCGTCAAGCCGATCGACCTCGACGAACTGACCGCCCGCATCCGCGCCCTGACCCGGCGCAGCGCCGGCCGCGCCGCCCCGCTGCTGCTCCACGGCGAACTGGCGCTCGATCCGGCGGCACACAGCGTGACGCTGGCCGGCCAGCCGGTCGAACTGTCCAGCCGCGAATTCTCGCTGCTCCAGATGCTGCTCGAAAGTGCCGGCCGCGTCCTCACCCGCAGCCAGCTCGAACAGTCGATGTACGGCTGGCGCGACGAACCGGACAGCAACGCGCTCGAAGTCCATATTCACCACCTGCGCAAGAAGCTGGGCAGTGATCTGATCCGCACCCTGCGCGGTGTCGGCTACACAATCCCGAAATGA
- a CDS encoding ATP-binding protein, which yields MSTVWFSLRRRLLALLLGGVAAAWLVTMVFSYIDAHHEVDELFDAQLAQAAQTLLALAAHDRDHDIEDFGEAAHKYQRRLRFQIWRADGKLMMRSNNAPETALTATSGFSETHDDDGHWRHFSRWNNERTLQVQVSENHHIRDELIGHIAWRLLFPALFGLPLIGLWVWLATRQGLTPLRDIASQIASRAPQQLQALSPGSAPEEIRPMLEALNSLFRRVETALETERRFTADAAHELRTPLAALQAQLQVAMRARDDAERDRSLRQLQSGLTRASHLVDQMLQLARLDPESGLPNAQTVDLAEITESVCAELGILILDKNLDFDFTSEPGCTVSGQGEWLRVLIRNLVDNAIRYTPVGGRVRVSIGRAAGSCRLEVTDSGPGIPAAERAAVLRPFHRLNESEQPGSGLGLAIVTRIAELHGAHLELADSPIPPGLSASIVWPVVS from the coding sequence ATGAGCACCGTCTGGTTCTCGCTGCGCCGGCGCCTGCTCGCCCTGCTGCTCGGTGGCGTTGCCGCCGCCTGGCTGGTGACCATGGTGTTCAGCTACATCGACGCACACCACGAAGTCGATGAACTGTTCGACGCCCAGCTGGCCCAGGCGGCACAAACCCTGCTCGCTCTTGCCGCGCACGATCGCGACCACGACATCGAGGATTTCGGCGAAGCCGCGCACAAATACCAGCGGCGGCTACGCTTCCAGATCTGGCGCGCCGACGGCAAGCTGATGATGCGTTCCAACAACGCCCCGGAAACCGCGCTGACCGCCACTTCCGGCTTTTCCGAAACGCATGACGATGACGGCCACTGGCGCCACTTCAGCCGCTGGAACAACGAACGTACGCTACAGGTCCAGGTCAGCGAGAACCACCACATTCGCGACGAACTGATCGGCCACATCGCCTGGCGCCTGCTCTTTCCCGCCCTCTTCGGCCTGCCGCTGATCGGACTCTGGGTCTGGCTCGCCACCCGGCAAGGCCTGACCCCGCTGCGCGACATCGCCAGCCAGATTGCCAGCCGCGCCCCGCAACAATTGCAGGCGCTGTCGCCAGGATCGGCCCCGGAAGAAATCCGGCCCATGCTGGAAGCCCTGAACAGCCTGTTCCGCCGCGTCGAAACAGCACTTGAAACCGAACGCCGCTTCACCGCCGATGCCGCACACGAACTGCGCACGCCGCTCGCCGCCCTGCAGGCGCAATTGCAGGTCGCCATGCGGGCGCGCGACGACGCCGAACGCGACCGCTCATTGCGGCAATTGCAAAGCGGTCTCACGCGCGCCTCGCACCTCGTCGACCAGATGCTGCAACTGGCCCGCCTCGATCCGGAATCCGGCCTGCCTAACGCCCAGACGGTCGACCTCGCGGAAATCACCGAATCCGTCTGCGCCGAACTCGGCATCCTCATCCTCGACAAGAATCTCGATTTCGATTTCACCAGCGAGCCGGGCTGCACGGTAAGCGGCCAGGGCGAATGGCTGCGCGTGCTGATCCGCAACCTCGTCGACAACGCCATCCGCTACACGCCAGTCGGCGGCCGCGTCCGGGTCAGCATCGGCCGCGCGGCCGGCAGTTGCCGGCTCGAAGTCACCGACAGCGGCCCGGGCATCCCGGCAGCTGAACGGGCTGCGGTCCTGCGCCCCTTCCATCGCCTCAACGAAAGCGAACAACCGGGCAGCGGTCTGGGCCTGGCCATCGTGACGCGCATCGCCGAACTGCACGGCGCCCATCTCGAACTGGCGGATTCCCCCATCCCGCCAGGCCTGAGCGCCAGCATTGTCTGGCCGGTAGTGTCGTAA
- a CDS encoding OmpP1/FadL family transporter: MNKMITPRLIPALIAVAFSGTASASGFQLLEQNASGLGNAYAGSAAVAENASTIFYNPAGMTELKDREISGGLTAINTSYKFTDNGSNVGALATAGNGGDGGGWGYLPNAYASWALNKDWYIGLGVGAPFGLKTEFDNPWKGGAQSLMFDIKTINVNPSIAWRVNESVSLGFGLNWQTIQADYHRQVAVLSANHAATKMLLKLDDDAWGWNIGALFKLTPKTKLGVSYRSTMKYDLKGDIKFEGPVAQLAGSTTDRGAKASLELPDTFILSLTHALNDQVELLGDLSWTGWSSIQEVAVINTETKGVGSPLSTEGLPAQTLHTKFRDTWRVALGSNYRYNDALKLKFGVAYDQTPVKGENTRLVSLPDNNRWWLSLGAQWKATKDSTLDLGVTRLFVQDSKIDNDQFSDGRGRVTGSYKATAWIIGAQYSMSF; encoded by the coding sequence ATGAACAAAATGATCACCCCGCGCCTGATTCCGGCCCTGATCGCCGTTGCCTTCTCGGGCACGGCCAGCGCTTCGGGCTTCCAGTTGCTGGAACAGAACGCCAGCGGTCTGGGCAATGCCTATGCCGGTTCGGCTGCGGTTGCTGAAAACGCCAGCACGATTTTCTACAACCCGGCAGGTATGACCGAGTTGAAGGACCGGGAAATTTCCGGTGGTCTGACGGCAATCAATACAAGCTATAAATTCACCGACAATGGTTCGAACGTCGGTGCGCTTGCAACGGCTGGCAATGGCGGCGATGGCGGGGGCTGGGGTTATCTCCCGAATGCTTACGCTTCGTGGGCGCTCAACAAGGATTGGTACATCGGTCTGGGTGTCGGCGCTCCGTTTGGCCTGAAAACCGAGTTTGATAATCCCTGGAAGGGGGGGGCACAGTCCCTGATGTTCGATATCAAGACCATCAACGTCAATCCGAGTATTGCCTGGCGCGTCAATGAGTCCGTATCGCTGGGTTTTGGTTTGAATTGGCAGACTATTCAGGCTGATTATCATCGACAAGTGGCTGTTCTTAGCGCGAATCATGCAGCGACAAAAATGCTGCTCAAGCTGGATGACGATGCCTGGGGTTGGAATATTGGTGCGTTATTCAAGCTGACCCCCAAAACCAAGTTGGGTGTCTCCTATCGCTCAACGATGAAATACGATCTCAAGGGGGACATCAAGTTTGAAGGCCCGGTGGCGCAATTAGCAGGATCGACAACTGATCGGGGGGCCAAGGCTTCGTTGGAACTGCCGGATACGTTCATTTTGAGCTTGACGCATGCACTTAATGATCAGGTTGAACTGCTGGGAGATCTCTCCTGGACTGGCTGGAGCAGCATTCAAGAGGTAGCCGTAATCAATACTGAAACAAAAGGTGTCGGCTCGCCATTATCCACTGAGGGGTTGCCTGCTCAGACTCTACATACCAAATTTCGCGATACTTGGCGCGTTGCCCTCGGTAGCAACTATCGTTATAACGATGCGCTGAAGCTGAAATTTGGTGTTGCCTACGATCAGACCCCGGTCAAGGGGGAAAATACGCGTCTGGTTTCCCTGCCTGACAATAATCGCTGGTGGTTGTCGTTGGGTGCCCAATGGAAAGCGACTAAGGATTCGACGCTTGATCTCGGTGTAACCCGTCTCTTTGTTCAAGATTCCAAAATCGATAATGACCAATTCTCAGATGGGCGTGGCCGCGTTACCGGCTCGTACAAAGCAACCGCCTGGATCATCGGTGCCCAGTACTCGATGAGCTTCTGA
- a CDS encoding FAD-dependent oxidoreductase: protein MAAPDIDLDCEYDYIVVGSGFGGSVSALRLAEKGYKVLVVEKGKWFKPEDFARSTWNLRRWIWLPSLKLTGIMRLSFFRHVSVLSGVGVGGGSLVYAATLPVPKSEFFNSGSWAGLNDWEAVLKPHYATAYRMLGAADNPQSGPGDRALERVAARIGRSDEFHASKVGIFFARHGEEVGREVDDPFFAGAGPARSPCRHCGACMSGCPHNAKNSLDKNYLHLAQQKGARILAETQVDDVRPLGEAGERGYVVHVQDSTRWWPRRRILRARGIVFSAGALGTVKLLLKLRQASMPAISARLGRGVRTNNECLIAVTTPQTGEDFSQGIAIGSVLHADPDSHLEPVRYGAGSGTWRLGMLPMAYGSNAFIRLGKMLRELLCHPLAYLRIASVRHWAKHSQILLFMQHLDSSLRFRLNALGGLASELDVGPPPAAHIARAEALARLYAEEVGGKPFTLFTEQLLNIPSTAHILGGAVMGADPESGVIDRVGRLFGYENALVCDGSMISANPGVNPSLSITAISEYIMAQVTPRSG from the coding sequence ATGGCAGCGCCAGATATCGATCTCGATTGCGAATACGACTACATCGTCGTCGGCAGCGGCTTTGGTGGTTCGGTCAGTGCCCTGCGCCTGGCGGAAAAGGGCTACAAGGTCCTGGTCGTCGAAAAGGGCAAGTGGTTCAAGCCGGAGGATTTCGCGCGCAGTACCTGGAATCTGCGGCGCTGGATCTGGCTGCCATCACTGAAGCTGACCGGCATCATGCGACTGAGCTTCTTCCGGCATGTCAGCGTGCTGTCCGGGGTGGGCGTCGGTGGTGGTTCTTTGGTGTATGCGGCAACCTTGCCGGTGCCGAAAAGCGAGTTTTTCAACTCGGGCAGCTGGGCCGGACTCAATGACTGGGAAGCCGTGCTCAAGCCGCATTATGCGACGGCTTACCGGATGCTCGGCGCCGCCGACAATCCGCAGTCCGGTCCCGGCGACCGGGCGCTCGAACGGGTGGCCGCGCGTATCGGGCGCAGCGACGAGTTTCATGCTTCAAAGGTCGGTATTTTCTTCGCCCGCCATGGGGAGGAGGTCGGGCGCGAGGTGGACGACCCCTTTTTTGCCGGGGCCGGTCCCGCGCGCTCGCCATGCCGGCATTGCGGCGCCTGCATGTCGGGCTGCCCGCATAACGCCAAGAACTCGCTCGACAAGAATTACCTGCATCTGGCGCAGCAGAAGGGCGCACGCATACTCGCCGAAACGCAGGTCGATGACGTTCGCCCGCTGGGTGAGGCGGGCGAGCGGGGCTATGTCGTGCATGTTCAGGACTCGACCCGCTGGTGGCCGCGCCGGCGCATACTGCGCGCACGTGGCATCGTGTTTTCAGCGGGGGCGCTGGGTACGGTCAAGTTGCTGCTCAAACTGCGGCAAGCGTCGATGCCGGCGATTTCCGCCCGGCTCGGGCGCGGTGTCCGGACCAACAACGAATGCCTGATCGCGGTGACCACGCCGCAGACGGGCGAAGATTTCTCGCAGGGCATTGCCATCGGTTCGGTGCTGCATGCCGATCCGGACAGCCATCTCGAACCGGTGCGTTACGGGGCGGGCTCGGGCACCTGGCGCCTCGGCATGTTGCCCATGGCCTATGGCAGTAATGCGTTCATCCGTCTGGGCAAGATGCTGCGCGAGCTGCTGTGTCATCCGCTCGCCTATCTGCGCATCGCCAGCGTCCGGCATTGGGCAAAGCACAGCCAGATCCTGCTGTTCATGCAGCATCTCGACTCAAGCTTGCGCTTTCGCCTGAATGCGCTGGGCGGTCTGGCCTCCGAGCTTGATGTCGGGCCACCGCCAGCGGCGCACATTGCGCGTGCCGAAGCGCTGGCCCGTCTCTATGCCGAGGAGGTGGGCGGCAAGCCATTCACCTTGTTTACCGAGCAACTGCTCAACATTCCCTCGACCGCCCACATCCTCGGCGGCGCAGTGATGGGGGCGGATCCCGAATCCGGTGTGATCGACCGGGTGGGGCGTCTGTTCGGTTACGAAAACGCGCTGGTTTGCGATGGATCGATGATTTCGGCCAATCCCGGAGTCAATCCCTCGCTGTCAATTACGGCCATCAGCGAATACATCATGGCGCAGGTGACGCCACGTTCTGGCTGA
- a CDS encoding coniferyl aldehyde dehydrogenase → MSGIEHLANLLHVQREAFLAEPEPTLAVRLDRLARLERLLRENRAAFAQAIDSDFAGRSPSETALLEFFPSLQGITHARRHLKRWIRDERRHVSIWFQPGRARVRYQPLGVAGIIVPWNYPLFLAIGPLTAALAAGNRALLKLSEFTPAFSALFAERVAAYFAADELAVVQGGVEVAQAFAALPFDHLLFTGSTAVGRQVMRTAADALVPLTLELGGKSPVLIAPGFDLELAARRIAMAKLLNAGQTCVAPDYVLLPQGTEAAFAAAVKKAATVLYGDGRTADYTSIINARQHARLCGLLEDARAAGARCLPLFEGRGDLGARRLMPQLLLDVPLDSRIMQEEIFGPLLPVISYADTDAAIRFINARERPLALYVFDNDRRRVEQVIAATRSGGVTVNDCMLHVAQDDLPFGGVGASGMGHYHGREGFITFSKLRPIFRQSRFNALPLLAAPYGARARRLLRLMLGD, encoded by the coding sequence ATGAGCGGTATCGAGCATCTTGCCAACTTGCTGCATGTGCAGCGCGAGGCTTTTCTCGCCGAACCGGAGCCGACGCTGGCAGTTCGCCTGGATCGTCTGGCCCGTCTGGAGCGTCTGTTGCGCGAGAATCGCGCCGCGTTTGCGCAGGCCATCGACAGCGACTTTGCCGGGCGTTCGCCGAGCGAAACGGCGCTGCTCGAGTTTTTCCCCAGCCTGCAGGGCATCACGCACGCCCGGCGCCATCTCAAGCGCTGGATACGCGACGAGCGGCGGCATGTCTCGATTTGGTTCCAGCCCGGACGGGCCCGCGTGCGTTACCAGCCGCTCGGGGTGGCGGGCATCATCGTGCCCTGGAACTATCCGCTTTTCCTTGCCATTGGCCCGTTGACCGCTGCGCTCGCGGCCGGCAACCGGGCGCTGCTCAAGCTCTCGGAATTCACGCCGGCCTTTTCCGCCCTGTTCGCCGAACGGGTGGCCGCCTATTTCGCTGCTGACGAACTGGCCGTGGTTCAGGGGGGCGTCGAGGTAGCGCAGGCCTTTGCCGCCTTGCCTTTCGATCACCTGTTGTTTACCGGATCGACGGCGGTCGGTCGGCAGGTCATGCGTACGGCGGCGGATGCCCTGGTGCCGCTGACGCTCGAACTCGGCGGCAAATCACCGGTGCTGATTGCGCCCGGCTTTGATCTCGAGCTGGCGGCGCGGCGCATCGCCATGGCCAAACTCCTGAATGCCGGCCAGACCTGCGTCGCACCTGATTATGTGCTGTTGCCACAAGGGACCGAAGCCGCTTTTGCGGCGGCCGTGAAAAAGGCGGCAACGGTACTCTACGGCGATGGTCGCACGGCCGACTACACCAGCATTATCAACGCCCGCCAGCATGCCCGCCTGTGCGGCCTGCTCGAAGACGCGCGGGCGGCCGGGGCGCGCTGCCTGCCCCTGTTCGAAGGCCGCGGCGACCTCGGGGCGCGCCGCCTGATGCCGCAGCTATTGCTCGATGTGCCGCTCGACAGCCGGATCATGCAGGAGGAAATCTTCGGCCCGCTGCTACCGGTGATTTCCTACGCCGATACTGACGCGGCCATCCGTTTCATCAATGCACGCGAGCGGCCGCTGGCACTGTACGTCTTCGACAACGATAGACGCCGTGTCGAGCAGGTGATTGCGGCGACCCGTTCGGGCGGCGTTACGGTCAACGACTGCATGCTGCATGTCGCGCAGGACGATCTTCCTTTCGGTGGCGTCGGCGCCAGCGGCATGGGGCATTACCACGGCCGCGAAGGCTTCATTACCTTCTCCAAGCTGCGCCCGATCTTTCGTCAGAGCCGCTTCAATGCCTTGCCGCTGCTCGCTGCGCCCTATGGCGCACGGGCCCGGCGCCTGTTGCGCCTGATGCTGGGGGATTGA
- a CDS encoding 3-hydroxyacyl-CoA dehydrogenase NAD-binding domain-containing protein: MSDLDLQHWRLEVDAEGIAWAILDKRGESANSLSTAVTGELAQILDRLDVYTPKALIIRSGKDAGFVAGADIGEFTQLDTPEKGRALVARGWELFNRLAAVKYPTLALVRGHCLGGGLELALACRYLLAIDEPSTKLGLPEVMLGIFPGWGGMLRLPQRVGPAAALDMMLTGRTVDAKKAKKTGLADDCVPPRIMEMAARQLVLSGQPRRSLPVLQRLLNGPLKGVVASGARKQVAKKARPEHYPAPYAIIDIWQKHNGNALAAPEIVDRIIRSPTARNLVRVFFMQERLKAFGKESDFKAQRVHVIGAGVMGGDIAAWCALRGMTVTLQDQSLERMGPALKRARQLFERRLRDPLKARSAFDRLIPDVHGDGVPHADVVIEAIFEDVAAKHALFAALEPRMKAGAVLATNTSSLRLEDLRTVLARPERLVGIHFFNPVAMMPLVEVVEAEGADPRMVQAACAFVRQIDKLPLPVKSAPGFLVNAVLAPYMLAAMRAVDRGISPETVDEAMLAFGMPMGPIELIDTVGLDIAMAAGKQLAGGADAPACLLRRVEAGQLGKKSGQGFYAWTDGKPSKGSAAAVPAGLADSLVRPLIERVEQLVADGVVADAELADAGVIFGTGFAPFTGGPLNLGK; this comes from the coding sequence ATGAGCGATCTTGATCTGCAACACTGGCGCCTGGAAGTCGATGCCGAAGGTATCGCCTGGGCCATCCTCGACAAGCGCGGCGAGTCGGCGAATTCCCTGTCCACGGCGGTGACCGGCGAACTGGCACAAATCCTCGACCGCCTCGACGTCTACACCCCGAAGGCGCTGATCATCCGTTCCGGCAAGGACGCCGGATTCGTGGCCGGCGCCGACATCGGCGAATTTACCCAGCTCGACACCCCGGAAAAGGGGCGGGCGCTGGTGGCGCGCGGCTGGGAACTGTTCAACCGCCTGGCCGCGGTCAAATACCCGACCCTGGCCCTGGTCCGTGGTCACTGCCTTGGCGGTGGCCTGGAACTGGCATTGGCCTGCCGCTATCTGCTCGCCATCGACGAGCCGTCGACCAAGCTCGGCTTGCCCGAAGTCATGCTCGGCATCTTCCCCGGCTGGGGCGGCATGCTGCGTCTGCCGCAGCGGGTCGGTCCGGCGGCGGCACTCGACATGATGCTGACCGGCCGTACGGTCGACGCGAAAAAAGCGAAGAAAACCGGCCTCGCCGATGATTGCGTGCCGCCGCGCATCATGGAAATGGCGGCCCGCCAGCTGGTGCTCTCCGGCCAGCCGCGCCGGTCCTTGCCTGTGCTGCAGCGCCTGCTCAACGGCCCGCTCAAGGGCGTGGTGGCGAGCGGTGCGCGCAAGCAGGTGGCGAAAAAGGCGCGGCCCGAACATTACCCGGCGCCGTACGCGATCATCGACATCTGGCAGAAGCACAACGGCAATGCGCTGGCGGCGCCGGAAATCGTCGATCGCATCATCCGTTCGCCGACGGCGCGCAACCTGGTGCGCGTCTTCTTCATGCAGGAACGCCTCAAGGCCTTCGGCAAGGAGTCGGACTTCAAGGCGCAGCGCGTGCATGTCATCGGCGCCGGCGTCATGGGCGGCGACATTGCCGCCTGGTGCGCCCTGCGCGGCATGACGGTGACGCTGCAGGACCAGAGCCTGGAGCGCATGGGGCCGGCCCTCAAGCGCGCCCGCCAGCTTTTCGAACGCCGCTTGCGCGATCCGCTCAAGGCACGCTCTGCCTTCGATCGCCTGATTCCCGATGTGCATGGCGACGGTGTGCCGCACGCCGATGTCGTCATCGAAGCCATTTTCGAGGATGTCGCCGCCAAGCACGCGCTGTTCGCGGCGCTCGAGCCGCGCATGAAGGCGGGGGCGGTGCTTGCCACCAATACCTCCAGCCTGCGCCTCGAAGACCTGCGCACGGTGCTGGCCCGGCCGGAACGCCTGGTCGGCATCCATTTCTTCAATCCGGTGGCGATGATGCCGCTCGTCGAAGTGGTTGAGGCTGAGGGCGCCGATCCGCGGATGGTGCAGGCCGCCTGCGCCTTTGTGCGGCAGATCGACAAATTGCCTCTGCCGGTGAAGAGCGCGCCGGGCTTCCTGGTCAATGCGGTGCTGGCGCCCTACATGCTGGCCGCGATGCGGGCGGTCGACCGTGGAATTTCGCCGGAAACGGTGGATGAGGCAATGCTCGCTTTCGGCATGCCGATGGGCCCGATCGAACTGATCGACACCGTCGGCCTCGACATCGCGATGGCTGCCGGCAAGCAACTGGCGGGCGGCGCAGATGCGCCGGCCTGCCTGTTGCGCCGGGTCGAAGCCGGTCAGCTCGGCAAGAAGAGCGGCCAGGGTTTTTATGCCTGGACCGATGGCAAGCCGAGCAAGGGCAGCGCCGCTGCCGTGCCGGCCGGTCTCGCCGACAGTCTGGTCCGGCCGCTGATCGAGCGCGTCGAGCAACTGGTTGCCGACGGTGTCGTGGCTGATGCCGAACTGGCTGATGCCGGCGTGATCTTCGGCACCGGGTTCGCACCGTTTACCGGTGGACCGCTGAATTTGGGCAAATAA
- a CDS encoding DegV family protein, with amino-acid sequence MRIGIVVDSACDLPREFLDRHDVVVMPITLRIGENLIEDQRDPGATQNFYATHLDRKSEDFAESIPYSPTQIEMLFLERLVIDYDYVFCLTITATRSPIFTHAMQASRAILNRYKPIRRALGMTERFGLAVLSTRNLFTGQAVPVAEAVRLIRLGGTPSEIGMRLQHLIEHTHTYLVPADLFHIYKRASRKGDTSIGWGSYTLGSWLDVKPILYCNRDVTSTVDKVRGFETGVEKIFSLAAQRLLAGLEAPSVCISYGGEPVAVTRLPGYRQLAKEAEDNGVSLLISPMSKTAAVNVGPGALSLAFAAKQSMH; translated from the coding sequence ATGCGCATCGGTATCGTTGTCGATTCCGCCTGCGATCTGCCGCGCGAGTTTCTCGACCGGCACGATGTGGTGGTGATGCCGATCACGCTGCGCATTGGCGAGAACCTGATCGAGGATCAGCGCGATCCGGGGGCGACCCAGAATTTCTATGCGACGCATCTGGATCGCAAGAGCGAGGATTTCGCCGAGTCGATTCCCTATTCGCCGACCCAGATCGAGATGCTGTTTCTCGAGCGTCTGGTGATCGACTACGACTATGTGTTCTGCCTGACCATCACGGCGACGCGCAGTCCGATCTTTACGCATGCGATGCAGGCCTCGCGCGCCATCCTCAACCGCTACAAGCCGATCCGGCGCGCGCTCGGGATGACCGAGCGTTTCGGCCTGGCGGTTTTATCGACGCGCAACCTGTTTACCGGTCAGGCAGTGCCGGTTGCCGAAGCGGTGCGCCTGATCCGCCTGGGCGGCACACCGAGCGAAATCGGCATGCGCCTGCAGCATCTGATCGAGCACACCCATACCTATCTGGTGCCGGCCGATCTGTTCCATATTTACAAGCGGGCTTCCCGCAAGGGCGATACCAGCATCGGCTGGGGTTCCTACACCCTGGGCTCGTGGCTGGACGTCAAACCCATCCTGTATTGCAACCGCGATGTGACCAGCACGGTCGACAAGGTGCGCGGCTTCGAAACCGGCGTCGAGAAGATTTTTTCGCTGGCGGCGCAACGCCTGCTCGCCGGCCTTGAGGCGCCGAGCGTCTGTATCAGCTATGGCGGCGAGCCGGTGGCGGTTACCCGCCTGCCCGGTTACCGCCAGCTGGCGAAAGAAGCCGAAGACAACGGTGTCAGCCTGCTGATCTCGCCGATGAGCAAGACGGCGGCCGTCAACGTCGGGCCCGGCGCCCTGTCCCTGGCCTTCGCGGCCAAACAAAGCATGCACTGA
- a CDS encoding acetyl-CoA C-acetyltransferase: MGKTIYVVDGARTPFLKAQKGPGPFAASDLATQAGRALLLRQPFLPSDLDEVILGCAAPSPDETNIGRMVALRLGCGNKVPGWTVMRNCASGMQALDSAIANIQCGRAELILAGGVDALSRAPLLYSDTMVCWFAGMMSLRTVNQKIGHFLKLKPGALLSPVIGLMKGLTDPVVGLLMGQTAENLAWKFGISRQQMDEFAVRSHQRALASRVAGHLDEIVPVVDGNGKVYAEDDGVRADASMAGMAKLKPFFDKKYGNITAANSSQITDGAAWLILASEEAVQKWNLKPLGKIVDSQWSGLDPAQMGLGPVHAATPILQRHGLGLADIDAWELNEAFAAQVMGCQAAWQSDAYCREQLGLPGALGSIAEEKLNVDGGAVALGHPVGASGARIVLHLLHVLRRQQAKRGIATICIGGGLGGAMLVEAAN, encoded by the coding sequence ATGGGCAAGACGATCTACGTGGTCGACGGCGCGCGGACGCCGTTTTTGAAGGCGCAGAAGGGGCCGGGGCCGTTCGCGGCCTCCGACCTGGCAACCCAGGCCGGACGGGCGCTGCTGCTGCGCCAGCCGTTCCTGCCCTCCGATCTCGACGAGGTGATTCTCGGCTGCGCCGCGCCCTCGCCGGACGAGACCAATATCGGCCGCATGGTCGCGCTGCGCCTCGGTTGCGGCAACAAGGTGCCGGGCTGGACGGTGATGAGGAATTGCGCCAGCGGTATGCAGGCGCTCGATTCGGCCATCGCCAACATCCAGTGCGGCCGTGCCGAGCTGATCCTGGCCGGTGGTGTGGACGCGCTGTCACGCGCGCCCTTGCTCTATTCGGACACGATGGTGTGCTGGTTCGCCGGCATGATGAGCTTGCGCACGGTCAACCAGAAAATCGGGCACTTTTTGAAATTGAAGCCGGGCGCCTTGCTGAGCCCGGTGATTGGCCTGATGAAGGGCCTCACCGATCCGGTGGTTGGCCTGCTGATGGGCCAGACTGCCGAGAATCTGGCCTGGAAGTTCGGCATCAGCCGGCAGCAGATGGACGAATTCGCCGTGCGCAGCCACCAGCGCGCGCTGGCGTCGCGCGTGGCTGGTCATTTGGATGAGATCGTGCCGGTGGTCGACGGCAACGGCAAGGTCTATGCCGAGGATGACGGCGTGCGTGCCGACGCCAGCATGGCCGGCATGGCCAAGCTCAAGCCCTTCTTCGACAAGAAGTACGGCAACATCACGGCCGCCAACAGTTCGCAGATCACCGACGGCGCCGCCTGGCTGATCCTGGCCTCGGAAGAGGCCGTGCAGAAGTGGAACCTGAAGCCGCTCGGCAAGATCGTCGACAGCCAGTGGTCCGGTCTCGATCCGGCGCAGATGGGCCTCGGCCCGGTGCATGCGGCGACGCCCATCCTGCAGCGGCATGGCCTCGGTCTGGCCGACATCGATGCCTGGGAACTGAACGAAGCCTTTGCGGCGCAGGTCATGGGCTGCCAGGCGGCCTGGCAGTCCGACGCCTATTGCCGCGAGCAGCTTGGTCTGCCCGGCGCGCTGGGCAGCATTGCCGAAGAGAAACTCAACGTGGACGGCGGTGCCGTGGCGCTCGGCCATCCGGTCGGCGCTTCCGGTGCGCGCATCGTGCTGCACCTGCTGCATGTGCTGCGCCGGCAACAGGCCAAACGCGGCATTGCCACGATCTGCATCGGCGGCGGCCTGGGCGGCGCGATGCTGGTCGAGGCGGCGAACTGA